The Methanosarcina acetivorans C2A genome includes the window GTCCCTGAGTTCGGCAATTGCATAGCTGCCTGCTGATGCGTACAGCCTCCTTTTTTTAACGATCCCTCTTTCAACCGAGGAAACTTCTCCTACCAGGATGCCGTTTCTCTCCGAGACTTTGTTCTTGCAGTCCGTGACCGTTATTTTGACCCCTGCCTCCTCTGCCTTTCTTGCCAGTTCCTCGTCCGTAACTATTGCACCGTTGTATAGCTCTTTTTCAAGTTTTTCCCTGTCGGGCTTTTCCCCTTCGAAAGTTATTTCCCTCATGTCTCCGGCCATGACTGCACCGTTCTTTCCGATAAAAGCAATAACCAGTGTCATTTTGTTTGCTCCATAACATGTTTTAAAGGAATCATCTGTCTTTAAAGTACCTATTTCTTATTACATTTCTTATTGCTTTAGCTCTATAGAGGGGTTTCAGGTGATGTAAATTTGTTTTAAATCTTTTTTTCCACAAATCCATTTCTGCCTGGTCACCGATAGATAAGATCTTGTTCTCCAGCCCGCTGAAAGTCATATTTCCTGTTTTCTCCATAGCTTGCAGGACTCTAATCGGCCTGTTTCCAGGTAAAAAAGTACTAAAGCTACATCCCTGTTTTTGTGAAAAATACTTTCCTTAACCCCGAAAACTGAATTTTAATTTACGATGATATCGGATATCTCCGCCAGCATGTCTGGCGGCCCTGTAAAAAAAGCAGAAATAGAGTAAACGAAGCAGCAAGTCAACTTTTTTCTGTTGACTATTACAGGTTAGTTACTTACAGTGTAGTTAGTCTTTTCTGCCTGCTGGCCTTTCCTTTCTTTCTCCTCTTTTTTGTCGCTTTGGGCAAGCTGCTCTCCTGCGTCGAGCGGGAAAGAAAAACATTATAGAACGAACGACATCGTATGGGTTGAAAGAAATCTATAAATTTGTCCTCCTGAACGGAGCGAAATGAACATTTAATTCTTTACTCGAAAACAGCAACTGCGTGTTATTGGCTCGATAAGCCTAAGTTCTATAAAAACAGGAAAATAGATGAAAACCCATGAAGTTCCGATTTTACCTTTCTTTCGCTTCACGGCATCGGTTTGGCTTTTCTTCGATCAATATGTGACTTCAATTGAGTTTCCTTCTCTATCAGTCGCCTTTATTCTTATTAATAGAGGTAAATAAAAGTTTACAGGTTGATGCATTACAGAATCATAATTTTTATTTTGGCAGGTCTCGGTTTCAGAAGTGTTATTTTCAGTAAATGCTGCCTTTTTTCTCTCCAAAGACGGTCTTTTCGGGCTCATTTCCGGAAAAGAGTGTCTTCTTGAGATACGTATTACCCTCATACAGGTTACACGCCTCACTTTTTTTCTTCTATTTCTATGAAAAACATTTCCTATCATGAGTCCCCACTCTTCTTTACTCTCTTATTTTTCTACCTGATAATTTTGTAAATTTTTTACTACTGATATATACTCTCTCACTA containing:
- a CDS encoding DUF2121 domain-containing protein — protein: MTLVIAFIGKNGAVMAGDMREITFEGEKPDREKLEKELYNGAIVTDEELARKAEEAGVKITVTDCKNKVSERNGILVGEVSSVERGIVKKRRLYASAGSYAIAELRDSELTLTSQGKGSNFIAFGNEFTKQVANKCFKDNWTKKSKLQDAVKVLMLCMETAAKKTASVSKQFVIVQTSSNVDVLKLVEKDGGT